In Streptomyces sp. NBC_01707, a genomic segment contains:
- a CDS encoding endonuclease/exonuclease/phosphatase family protein, producing MARVDTAETGQGGGCRDTDSGTGRADVRRGAGAGIWRARFRRAIRSGSRPGPWKRGPVLAASALLLGLLMLLHAEIPNRIWNLGSLAETCLPWFGLFIPVLLAGALWRRSASAVVVLLLPVVVWLNLFGGLLSDRSHSGGDLTVAGHNVGADNPDPVGTARDLAASGADVLALEELTEQARGTYEKELAKAYPYHTVQGTVGLWSKLPLSDTRPVDVKMDQGPLAATKSADVKLAYNRALRTTVTTDQGPLAVYVAHLGSVRVNPRAGFWTESRDRNAQALGDAIATERNERVVLLGDLNGTMDDRAFDGITSQLHSAQDAAGDGFGFSWPAKFPVARIDQILTKGVEPKSSWVMPATGSDHLPVAARISW from the coding sequence ATGGCGCGGGTGGACACGGCGGAGACCGGACAGGGCGGCGGCTGCCGGGATACCGACTCCGGTACCGGGCGCGCGGACGTCCGCCGGGGTGCCGGCGCCGGGATCTGGCGTGCGCGCTTCCGGCGGGCGATCCGCAGCGGCTCCCGACCGGGGCCCTGGAAGCGCGGACCGGTGCTCGCGGCGTCGGCGCTGCTGCTCGGCCTGCTCATGCTGCTGCACGCGGAGATCCCGAACCGGATCTGGAACCTCGGCAGCCTGGCGGAGACCTGCCTGCCGTGGTTCGGCCTGTTCATCCCGGTGCTGCTGGCCGGGGCGCTGTGGCGCCGCTCCGCCTCCGCGGTGGTCGTGCTGCTGCTGCCGGTCGTGGTGTGGCTGAACCTCTTCGGCGGGCTGCTCAGCGACAGGTCCCACTCGGGCGGCGACCTCACCGTGGCCGGCCACAACGTCGGCGCCGACAACCCCGACCCGGTCGGTACCGCCCGCGACCTGGCCGCCTCAGGGGCGGACGTGCTGGCACTGGAGGAGCTGACCGAGCAGGCCCGGGGCACGTACGAGAAGGAGTTGGCGAAGGCGTACCCGTACCACACGGTGCAGGGCACGGTCGGGCTGTGGAGCAAGCTGCCGCTGTCGGACACCCGGCCGGTCGACGTCAAGATGGACCAAGGCCCGCTGGCGGCCACCAAGTCGGCCGACGTCAAGCTGGCCTACAACCGTGCCCTGCGGACCACGGTGACCACGGACCAGGGGCCGCTGGCGGTGTATGTGGCCCACCTGGGGTCCGTACGGGTCAATCCCCGGGCGGGCTTTTGGACGGAATCACGGGACAGGAACGCGCAGGCGCTCGGCGACGCCATCGCCACCGAGCGGAATGAGCGGGTGGTGCTGCTCGGCGACCTGAACGGCACCATGGACGACCGCGCGTTCGACGGCATCACCTCCCAGTTGCACTCGGCCCAGGACGCGGCCGGGGACGGCTTCGGCTTCAGCTGGCCGGCGAAGTTCCCGGTGGCGCGGATCGATCAGATCCTGACCAAGGGCGTTGAGCCGAAGAGCTCGTGGGTGATGCCGGCCACCGGCAGCGACCACCTGCCGGTGGCGGCCCGAATCAGCTGGTGA
- a CDS encoding DUF4097 family beta strand repeat-containing protein, with the protein MQKFDTLAPISAVLVIPAGRIQVIAADRADTVVEVRPVNASKSRDVKAAEQTTTEYVDGVLRVEVPVKNQYLGPSGAVEVTVQLPAGSRIEAKAAGTEFRAVGRLGDIVFDGAYHQIKIDEAAGVRLSAVDGDVEVGRLGGPAEISTARGDIRIAEAVHGKVVLSTQSGDISVAAAAGVSASLDAGTSYGRVSNDLKNDGTAELAIHATTSQGDITARSL; encoded by the coding sequence ATGCAGAAGTTCGACACTCTCGCCCCGATCTCCGCCGTCCTGGTCATCCCTGCGGGGCGGATCCAGGTCATTGCCGCCGACCGGGCCGACACGGTGGTCGAGGTCCGGCCTGTGAATGCTTCGAAGAGCCGGGATGTGAAGGCGGCGGAGCAGACCACGACCGAGTACGTGGACGGAGTCCTGCGGGTCGAGGTCCCGGTGAAGAACCAGTACCTGGGTCCGTCGGGGGCTGTCGAGGTGACTGTTCAGCTGCCTGCCGGGTCCCGCATCGAGGCGAAGGCGGCCGGTACCGAGTTCCGGGCCGTCGGCCGGCTCGGTGACATCGTCTTCGACGGCGCGTACCACCAGATCAAGATCGACGAGGCCGCGGGTGTCCGCCTCAGTGCGGTCGACGGTGATGTCGAGGTCGGCCGGCTGGGCGGTCCTGCGGAGATCAGTACCGCCCGGGGTGACATCCGGATCGCCGAGGCCGTGCACGGCAAGGTCGTGCTCAGCACCCAGTCCGGCGACATCTCCGTCGCCGCCGCTGCCGGGGTGTCGGCCTCCCTGGACGCCGGCACCTCCTACGGCCGCGTCAGCAACGACCTCAAGAACGACGGCACCGCCGAGCTCGCCATCCACGCGACCACCTCCCAGGGCGACATCACCGCCCGCAGCCTGTGA
- a CDS encoding ATP-binding cassette domain-containing protein, which yields MTSLAIAANGLRKSYGDKVVLDGIDLNVPEGTVFSLLGPNGAGKTTAVKILSTLVSADAGEIRVGGHALADDPQAVRAAIGVTGQFSAVDGLITGEENMLLMADLHHLSKGEGRRVTAELLERFDLVEAAKKPASTYSGGMKRRLDIAMTLVGSPRIIFLDEPTTGLDPRSRHTMWGIIRELVTGGVTVFLTTQYLDEADELADRIAVLSNGKIAAEGTADELKRIVPGGHVRLRFTDPAAYQSAATALRDVSRDDEALSLQIPSDGSQRELRSILDRLDSAGIEADELTVHTPDLDDVFFALTGTTTIPNQTNQPKETVR from the coding sequence ATGACCAGCTTGGCCATCGCAGCGAACGGGCTGCGCAAGTCCTACGGCGACAAGGTCGTCCTCGACGGCATCGACCTGAACGTCCCGGAAGGCACGGTGTTCTCCCTGCTCGGCCCGAACGGGGCCGGGAAGACCACCGCCGTCAAGATCCTCTCCACTCTCGTCAGTGCCGACGCCGGCGAGATCCGCGTCGGCGGCCACGCCCTGGCCGACGACCCGCAGGCCGTACGGGCCGCGATCGGCGTGACCGGGCAGTTCTCGGCTGTGGACGGGCTGATCACCGGCGAGGAGAACATGCTCCTCATGGCGGACCTGCACCACCTGTCCAAGGGCGAGGGGCGGCGGGTCACCGCCGAGCTGCTGGAGCGCTTCGACCTGGTGGAGGCGGCGAAGAAGCCCGCCTCGACCTACTCCGGTGGCATGAAGCGCCGTCTGGACATTGCGATGACGCTGGTCGGGAGCCCGAGGATCATCTTCCTCGACGAGCCGACCACCGGCCTCGACCCCCGCTCCCGGCACACCATGTGGGGCATCATCCGTGAGCTCGTCACGGGCGGTGTCACCGTCTTCCTGACCACCCAGTACCTGGACGAGGCCGACGAACTCGCCGACCGCATCGCCGTCCTGAGCAACGGGAAGATCGCCGCCGAAGGCACCGCCGACGAGCTGAAGCGGATCGTCCCCGGCGGCCACGTCCGGCTCCGTTTCACCGACCCGGCCGCCTACCAGAGCGCCGCCACGGCCCTGCGTGACGTCAGCCGGGACGACGAGGCACTGTCGCTGCAGATCCCCAGCGACGGCAGCCAGCGCGAACTGCGCTCCATCCTCGACCGGCTGGACTCCGCCGGCATCGAGGCCGACGAACTGACCGTGCACACCCCCGACCTCGACGACGTCTTCTTCGCCCTGACCGGTACCACCACCATCCCCAACCAGACCAACCAGCCCAAGGAGACAGTCCGATGA
- a CDS encoding TetR/AcrR family transcriptional regulator, with translation MSKEFTRKRRRGAELEAALLEAAWDELVAVGYERLTYEAVADRAGTSRPVLYRRWPSKRELVLAALGRQAPPLPDESPDTGDLRGDVLALLRLVVRRMRELAPVREVLAAEEGQATELSAYLAARNQGPGRDRMRTVLDRAARRGEIDAAEPLPDRLVTLPVVLVLHDLFMARRTPTDADLEEIVDRLFLPLVRHRRGRHT, from the coding sequence GTGTCTAAAGAGTTCACGCGTAAGCGCCGCCGAGGGGCAGAGCTGGAGGCCGCGCTCCTGGAAGCGGCCTGGGACGAGTTGGTCGCGGTCGGCTACGAGCGGCTGACGTACGAGGCCGTGGCCGACCGGGCCGGCACGAGCCGCCCGGTGCTCTACCGTCGCTGGCCGTCGAAGCGGGAGCTGGTCCTGGCCGCGCTGGGCCGGCAGGCGCCGCCCCTGCCGGACGAATCACCCGACACCGGCGACCTGCGCGGCGACGTACTGGCCCTGCTGCGTCTCGTCGTCAGGCGGATGCGGGAACTGGCCCCCGTCCGCGAAGTGCTCGCCGCCGAGGAAGGGCAGGCAACGGAACTGTCCGCATATCTGGCGGCACGCAACCAGGGCCCGGGGCGCGACCGGATGCGGACGGTGCTGGACCGGGCGGCCCGGCGCGGCGAAATCGACGCTGCGGAGCCCCTCCCCGACCGGCTGGTCACGCTGCCGGTGGTACTGGTCCTCCACGACCTTTTCATGGCCCGTCGCACCCCGACCGACGCCGACCTGGAGGAAATCGTGGACCGGTTGTTCCTCCCCCTGGTCAGGCACCGGCGAGGACGACACACCTGA